GACGCGCTCGGCCGCTTCGATCGCACGCGGCGCGTGCTCCCCGGCCTGCGCGTCGACTGACCGGCATCCCGCTTGCAATTCCGATCGCTCGGGCGCCGCGCGCGCCGCTGCGGGTCGCGATGGCCCGTCGCGGCGCGCACCGGCGGCCGATCTGCAACGCGCGCCGCGCGCCTGCCGTGCAGGCTGCAAGGCGCGCGCGCGCGAGGGCGTTTCGATCTGCAACGCCGCGCGCGTCGCAGCGGGAACGAACGGGCGGCCGCGAAGCCGGTGAGGGGCGGTGAGGGGAGATGGAAGCGCGATCCGACGCGGCCTCGGCACCGATGCGGACGCGCTTCGTGGCCGAGGTGTCGAGCAACCACCACGCGAGCCTCGCGCGCTGTCTCGACTTCGTGGACTGCGCGGCCGACGTCGGGTGCGACGCCGTCAAGTTCCAGCTCTTCCGCGTGCGCGACCTCTTCGCGCCCGAGATCCTCGAGCGGAGCGCTGCCCACCGCGCCCGCGAGGCCTGGGAGCTGCCCGAGGCGTTCCTGCCCGAGCTCGCGGCGCGCGCACGCGCGCGCGGCCTCGCCTTCGCGTGCACGCCGTTCTCGCTCGCGGCGGTCGACGCGCTCGCGCCCTTCGTCGACTTCTACAAGATCGCGTCGTACGAGCTGCTGTGGACGCCGCTGCTCGAAGCGTGCGCCCGACACGGGCGGCCGGTCGTGCTCTCGACCGGCATGGCGGACGAGGGCGAGATCGAGCGCGCGCTGCGCGCGCTCGACGCGGCCGGCGCCACCGCGATCACGCTCCTCCACTGCGTCTCCGGCTATCCGACGCCGCCGGCGGAGGCGAACCTCGCCGCGATCGACGCGCTCCGCGCGCTCGCGCGCCGCGCGCTCGGTCGCGCGATCGACGTCGGGTGGTCCGACCACAGCGTCTCGCCCGGCGTCGTGCAGCGCGCCGTGCACCGCCACGGCGCGGCGATGATCGAGTTCCACCTCGACCTCGACGGAGCGGGCGAGGAGTTCGCGGCCGGGCACTGCTGGCTTCCCGACGCCATCGCGGCCGTCATCCGCGACGTGCGCGCGGGCGAGTCCGCGGACGGAACGGGCGCGAAGCGCCCGTCGCCGAGCGAGTGCGCCGACCGCGCCTGGCGCGCCGACCCGGGCGACGGGCTGCGCCCGCTGCGCGCGATCCGCGCCGGGTTCCGCGCGTGACCGCGCGGCTCGCGATCGCGACCGCCGGGAGCGCGAGCCTCGGCCTCGGCCACTGCCTGCGCGGCGCGACGATCGCGCGCGCGGCGAGCGCGCTCGCCGACGTCGCGCTGTTCGTGCGCGGCGACGCCGCGGCGCTCCGCGCCGCAGCGCGCGAGCTGGGCCGCACTCGCATCGCCGTGCACGGAGTCGCCGAACGCGCACCGCAGTGGGAGCAGAGCGGCGCACTCGACGCGGACGCGCTCGTCGTCGACGACCCGGGCGACGTCGCTCCGCTCGTCGACGCCGCGATCGCGCGCGGGCTCGGATGTGTCGTCCTCGATCGCCTCGACCTCGCGGCGCGCGCGCACGCGACGGTCGTCCCGTCGCCGCTCGCGTTCGCGCCCGACGTCGGCGTCGACCCGGCGCGCGTGCGGAGCGGCGCCGCGTGGTGCGTCGTCGAGCCGCGCGAGCGCGGGCTCGACGCTCCGCCGTGGCCGGGCGCGCGCGATTCGGTGCTCGTCGCGTTCGGCGGCGCCGACCCCGAAGCGTGCACCGAGCCGGTCGCGCGCGCGCTCGCCGCGCGCGCGGGCCTCGCGGAGCGCGGCCTGCGCGTCGAGGCGATCGTCGGGCCGGCGTCCGCGCTCGCAGCGCGCATGCGCGACGCGTCGCCTGCGCGCGGGGAGCAAGGCGGCGTGCACTGGCTCGTCGCGCCGTCGCGCGCCGGGGTGTACGCCGCCATGCAGCGCGCGCGCGTCGCCGTCTGCGCGTTCGGCACGGGCCTGTACGAGCTGGCGGCGCTCGGGACCCCCGCGCTCGTCGCGACGCGCGGCGCGCGCGACGCCGCGATCGCGCGCTCGCTCGCGACGCTCGGCATCGGCCGCCCGATCGGCGATGCGGCCGCGCTCGACGCCGCGGCGGTCGCACGCGAGGTCGAGTGCGCGCTCGATGCGGAGTGGGCGCGCGCGGCCGCGGCGCGCGGCGCCGCGGCGCTCGGCGACGGCCGCGGCGCGCGCCGCATCGCGGAGCTCGCGTTCGCGCACGCGGGCCGGCCCGTGCCGGCGCGCGCGCCGTCGCGCGCCGAAGCGGCGCACGCGCTCGCATCCGGTGGTGCGCCGCCGAGGCCCGTCGCATCACCCGACTCCGTCGCGCCGCGTGCGCGCCGCGCGAGCGAGGGGCGGCCATGAGGCCCGGAATCGTCGTGCAGGCGCGCATGAGCAGCCGCCGCCTTCCCGGCAAGGCGCTCGCCGACGTCGCGGGCGAGCCGCTGCTCGCGCGCGTCGTCGCGCGCGCGCGCCTCGCGACGGAGGTCGCGTTCGTCGGTGTCGCCACGTCGACGGATGCGAGCGACGACGCGATCGCGTCCTTCTGCCGCGCGCGCGACATCCCGTGCTTTCGCGGGCCGCTCGACGACGTGCTCGGTCGGCTCGTCGGCGCGGCCCGACACTGGGACCTCGACCCCGTCGTGCGCATCACGGGCGACTGTCCGTTCGCGAGCCCCGAGCTCGTCGACGAGCTCGTCCGCGCACTGCGCGCCCACGGCGCCGACGCCGCGCGGCTCGACGGCGCGCGGCTCGACGGCGCGACGCTGCACGAGGGCATCGATCCGTTCTCGCGGCGGGCGCTCGAGGCGTGGGACGCGCTCGACCTCGCGCCCGACGAGCGCGAGCACCTCGCGCTGCTGCCCGACCGCCGGCGCGCCGGCGTGCGCGTCTACGCGCGGCCCGTGCGCGACGACGAGCGCGCGCGTCCCGGCCTGCGCCTGTGCGTCGACGAGCCGCACCAGCTCGCGTTCGCGCGCGCCGCGTTCGCGGCGCTCGGCGGCCGCGGCGACTTCGCGACCGCCGAGCTCGTCGCGTGGCTCGATGCGCGCTCGCGCGCGGAGACCGGCGCCGACCTCGTCGCCTGCGCGATCGCGCGCGAGGGCGTCGAGCGCCTCCATCTCTATCCCGGCGGAACGATCATGCCGACGCTGAACGCCTGGATCGCGCGCGGCGGCGACTTCGTCGTCGCGCGCCACGAGCAGGGCGCGGGCTATGCGGCCCTGGCCGAGGCGCGACTCGCGGGCGCGCCGCGCGTCGCGATGGTGACGAGCGGCCCGGGCGTCACGAACCTCGTGACCGTGATCGCGGACGCCTACTACGACGCGACGCCCTTCGTCGCGATCGCCGGGCAGGTCGGCACGGGCGATCTGCTCG
This Myxococcota bacterium DNA region includes the following protein-coding sequences:
- a CDS encoding N-acetylneuraminate synthase family protein: MEARSDAASAPMRTRFVAEVSSNHHASLARCLDFVDCAADVGCDAVKFQLFRVRDLFAPEILERSAAHRAREAWELPEAFLPELAARARARGLAFACTPFSLAAVDALAPFVDFYKIASYELLWTPLLEACARHGRPVVLSTGMADEGEIERALRALDAAGATAITLLHCVSGYPTPPAEANLAAIDALRALARRALGRAIDVGWSDHSVSPGVVQRAVHRHGAAMIEFHLDLDGAGEEFAAGHCWLPDAIAAVIRDVRAGESADGTGAKRPSPSECADRAWRADPGDGLRPLRAIRAGFRA